Proteins from one Syntrophaceae bacterium genomic window:
- a CDS encoding sigma-54-dependent Fis family transcriptional regulator gives MKKNEHILVVDDDRAHRTMLKTLLGGWGYAVTEADDGSAAVAAVREGPFDLILMDIRMIHVSGIEALTEIKAFNPAIPVILMTAYASVETAVEALKKGAYDYLTKPLDFDELKLTIRRAMEHLRLAEENRLLRENMEDRYSRMNLLGHSAAMTRLLETVSQIAPTEATVLVTGESGTGKELIAGAIHYGSLRKDGPFVKINCAALTESLLESELFGHEKGAFTGADRRKEGKFRQADGGTLFLDEVSEMSLGMQVKLLRVLQEREITRVGGSDVLKVDVRIIAATNKDLRQEIGQGRFRDDLFYRLNVVNLVVPPLRERREDIPLLAQHFLAQFAEKNRKGIKGFTPRAMDGLLRHEWPGNVRELMNAVERGVVMARSEWLGEEDLALTLPDGTSPVSPEPSEETGLTVEGTSLDELERAAILKTLEGAGGNKSEAARRLGITRRTLHKKLKQYGLM, from the coding sequence ATGAAAAAAAACGAGCACATTCTCGTCGTAGACGACGACCGGGCGCACCGGACCATGTTGAAGACCCTCCTGGGCGGCTGGGGATACGCCGTCACCGAGGCGGACGACGGCTCCGCCGCCGTGGCCGCGGTCCGGGAGGGACCGTTCGACCTGATCCTGATGGACATCCGGATGATCCATGTCTCGGGAATCGAGGCCCTGACGGAGATCAAGGCCTTCAATCCCGCCATCCCGGTCATCCTCATGACGGCCTACGCCTCGGTGGAAACCGCGGTGGAGGCCCTCAAGAAGGGCGCCTACGATTACCTCACGAAACCCCTTGATTTCGACGAGTTGAAGCTGACAATCCGGCGGGCCATGGAGCATCTCCGCCTGGCGGAGGAGAACCGGCTCCTCCGGGAAAACATGGAGGACCGGTACAGCCGCATGAACCTCCTGGGACACTCCGCCGCGATGACCCGGCTCCTGGAGACGGTCTCCCAGATCGCCCCCACGGAGGCGACGGTCCTCGTCACCGGCGAATCGGGTACGGGCAAGGAACTGATCGCCGGGGCGATCCATTACGGGAGCCTCCGGAAAGACGGCCCTTTCGTCAAGATCAACTGCGCCGCCCTGACGGAAAGCCTCCTGGAGTCGGAGCTCTTCGGCCACGAGAAGGGGGCCTTCACCGGGGCCGACCGGCGCAAGGAGGGAAAATTCCGCCAGGCCGACGGGGGAACCCTCTTTCTCGACGAGGTGAGCGAGATGTCCCTGGGGATGCAGGTGAAGCTCCTCCGGGTGCTCCAGGAACGGGAGATAACGCGGGTGGGCGGGAGCGACGTTCTGAAAGTGGACGTGCGCATCATCGCAGCCACGAACAAGGATCTCCGCCAGGAAATCGGCCAGGGGCGCTTCCGGGACGACCTCTTCTATCGTCTCAATGTCGTCAATCTCGTTGTGCCCCCCCTCCGGGAGCGCCGGGAGGATATCCCGCTGTTGGCCCAGCATTTCCTGGCCCAGTTTGCGGAAAAGAACAGGAAGGGCATAAAGGGCTTCACGCCCCGGGCGATGGACGGCCTCCTCCGGCATGAATGGCCGGGAAACGTCCGCGAACTCATGAACGCCGTCGAGCGGGGCGTGGTCATGGCCAGATCGGAATGGCTCGGGGAGGAGGACCTGGCCCTGACGCTCCCTGACGGTACTTCGCCCGTCTCACCGGAGCCGTCGGAGGAGACGGGCCTGACCGTGGAGGGAACGTCCCTCGACGAGCTGGAACGGGCCGCCATCCTGAAGACCCTGGAGGGAGCCGGAGGGAACAAGAGCGAGGCTGCCCGCCGGCTCGGCATCACGCGCCGCACCCTCCACAAGAAGCTGAAACAGTACGGGCTGATGTAG